The following DNA comes from Hymenobacter sp. J193.
GCAGTTGCACCGGGTGTACTATGGTCCACTGGTTAAGCAGGAGCCTAAATTAATTCGGAACCTGCTGGGCGTGTTCGGCTATCAAGCCATGTTGCTGGGCTTCGATGTCGGGCCGATACGGGGCAAGACGTGCTACATGCTCTTCCTGAAGACGAAGGGCCGTCTGGACCGCTTTCAGCAGGAGCTAGCTGCCTTCGACGCGGAAGTATAGGGGCATACCCATCTTCCAATCGGGCGGATTTGCACGCCAAGCATAGTTTTGGCCTACTTACGGGCCGCTAGAGTTGGAACAGAATTTCTCGTGAGGAGCGAGGCATTCTACTTCTCTGTATTTTTAAGCTTTCCCCCTTCCCATCGGCCCCGCGTATGGACCAGCTCCGCATGATAGAGTACCAGCCGCGCCACTGGCGCGTGGTGTATCCAGCGGTTGTGTTGCAGCATGAGGCGCTGTTTCAGCAGGGCAAAGCTTTGCACACGGCCGCGCCGCTGGAAGCGGAGCAAATCTACCGGCGTATCATGGCCGCCTGCGGGGAGCTGCACCTGGATGCGGTGTCGCACCTGGGAATGCTGCTCAACAACCGGACGCCCGGCCTGGGCCTCACATACCTGATGCAGGCATTTATGCAGGCCCGGCTGCTGTTTCCCAAATCCTTCGAGGAAGGCCGGGATGTGCTGCTCTACGAATCCACGGGCAACGGCTTTGTACTAACTGCCTACTATGCCATGGGCGTGGAGCTGCAGAAAGCGAAGCGCTGGACCGAGGCGCTGGCCCTGTTCGAGTTCCTGGTGCTGATTAACCCAAAGGACAATCACGGGGCCGGGCGGTGGATTGCGGGCCTTAAGGAGCGGATAGCGGCGGCGGGAGGAAACCCGGACCCGGAAGCTATTTCACTGGTAAGGCCCTAAATAACTATCAAAGAAGTGGTGTAAAAAGAGGCCCGGCTACTTGTAGCCGGGCCTCTTTAGTTTGATTGAGTACGCTGGTGAGGCGGTGTCCAGTCCGTCCACGTCCGGGTGGTCTGGCAGCAGGTACACTGCATTCTCAACTCCGTGGCAACGGGCGACACGTCCAGTACCTCATCGTGGGCATGGAGCGTTTCCTCACCGCAAGTACTGCACATCAGTAGCTCGGTGCCGGCTATCATATCCTCCATAAAGCTTAGCTCGTCGTCTTGCATGGTCGGGTGGTTAGGTAGGGTTAGCGTTCAATTCCGCCACTGTCGCGGCCGACGTTAGGGCCACCGCGGTCAATCGTTTTGGGTGGTTTTTCCAGCACGCTAACTGAGTTGCGCAGTTCGTCGGTGTACTTGTTGCTGCTCAGGCTCGGGATGCTGCCGGCGGCCAGCATGGCCTTATGGGCGTTTTCCTGGTTCATGCCCGCAATAGCCGGGCTGCGCTCCACAAACCTGGCTACCTCCCGCAGGCGGGCGGCATCGAGTCCCTTGCCGTTTTCTTCCAAGCCCCTGGCTACCTCGCGGGCAGCTTTGATAAAGAGCGGCTGGGCCTCCTCGTGGGTTTTGGGCACAATGGCAGCCGGGTTAGCCGTGCGCTCAGCGGCTGCCGGTACTGAGGCTTGCGGCTGCCGCTGAGGTGTCACCAGTTCCTTGCCCTCGGCCAGCTGCGCCACCTGCACCGACGAAGCCCGTAGCCGCCTGGCGTCTTCCAAGTCCAACGTCATATCCTTCATGCCGGGATGCTTCAGAATCTTGTCAGCGGCCAGCTGCATTTCAATGATGCCGGGACCTTTGATGGCGACGGGGTCATGGGTAACCGCTGAAACCCGCTGGGCCAGCTTTACGCCCTGGTCATAATTGCCGGGGCCGGGCATATTGGCAATGACGTTCGCCGCCCGGTAGCCGGTCACCTCCAACTCCCGCCGGGCATCCATTGCCTTCATGGCCGGCGACAATTCCGGGGGCGCGGCAGCCAAGCTGGGGGTGCGCAGCTTTTCGGCCGCAACTCCCGGGGCCGGCGTCGTTATCTGCTGCAACATTTCCCGCAGGGGCTTGAGGTTTTTATCGGCCTCGGCCGGGGGTACAGCCGGACCATTGCCTCGTCGCGGCTGCGGTTCAGCACTTCGGGCGAGATTTTCCCAAAGTCCACCTGGTAGCCAGCTTCCTTGCCCAACTGGGTAACCATTGCCTGCAGGGTGCGGCCGTTGCCCTCGCGGAAAGCATGGGTGTGGTTGTACTGGTCCATGTAGTAGGCAGCCCGCTCGGTGAACTTGTCTTGGTCCAGGCCTTTCAAGCCGTTCTCCTTACCCAGCTGCTCCCCGATGGCCCCTAGCCGCTGCTCTATCTCCTTGTGCGGGGCATAGGTCATGGTTTCCTTGAAGCCGGTAACGTAGGTGGCCTTGTTACCCTGAAATCCCCGGTCAGCCCGCGTCTCGCCGGCCCACTGGTACACGTCCTCAAAAAGCTTTTTGTGTAGCTCTTTCAAGTGGGCATGGTCAAACTGCCCGCCCTGGATGCCGCCCGACTCATTGAGTTTGGCCAGCTTGGGCAAGGCGCTATCATTCTCCACCTGCCGTAGCACTTCGGCATCCTTGATACCGAATTTATTGAGTAGTACCCCGTTTTCGTCGCTGAACTTGTCGTTGGCTGCCATTCGCTGGGTGATTACGGGTTACTGCTCAGTTGCTGCCGGCGTGCCGTACTTGGCCTGCAGGCGGGCGCGATTCAGCTCGTCCACCTGGTCTAAGGTCAGTTCCCCATCGACGTAGCGCTGCATCAGGGCCATTACCTCCTCGCTGGGCGCGGGGCCGTTGCTCATCAGAATAGAAACCGAGTTGGAGGCGTGGCGCTCCCGCTCCTGGCGGGCGCTCAGCTGCTCGGGCGTTAAGCCGGCGGCGGCGGGGGCAAACGTAGGTACTTGCATAGAATTCTGGTAGAGAGAGTGGATATCACTTAAACGAAAAACAGGGCTTGAACGTCGCTTTTTGGCCCTTTTTCAGGTTATTCAGCAGCAATTTTTACACCTCATGCCAAGGTGTTTACGTGCAGGGCCAACGTATCCCGCACCTCCTGGCGCACCCGCATGAAATTTTCCTGCACCGCGTCGGCCAA
Coding sequences within:
- a CDS encoding Fic family protein → MAANDKFSDENGVLLNKFGIKDAEVLRQVENDSALPKLAKLNESGGIQGGQFDHAHLKELHKKLFEDVYQWAGETRADRGFQGNKATYVTGFKETMTYAPHKEIEQRLGAIGEQLGKENGLKGLDQDKFTERAAYYMDQYNHTHAFREGNGRTLQAMVTQLGKEAGYQVDFGKISPEVLNRSRDEAMVRLYPRPRPIKTSSPCGKCCSR